A window of the Sabethes cyaneus chromosome 1, idSabCyanKW18_F2, whole genome shotgun sequence genome harbors these coding sequences:
- the LOC128745285 gene encoding putative mediator of RNA polymerase II transcription subunit 21 isoform X2 — protein MKRVAVTLVLFVVVAFGQRVVPGVNPNQYQQQQQGQYHPPPPPQYNNQQPPQHQQQHYQQPPPQQQQPQFQQQQVPVQPQYQQHQQQPPRPGQGQYQGGQPQQVLNTHNLQQEKQHIAEHMEVPIDTSKMSEQELQFHYFKMHDADNNNKLDGCELIKSLIHWHEESKNQEQPGQPAHQDKIFSNDELSALIDPILSSDDHNRDGFIDYPEFVRAQNKAANQEPPRQ, from the exons ATGAAACGAGTTGCGGTAACCTTGGTGCTGTTTGTAGTTGTGGCTTTTGGCCAGCGGGTTGTTCCGGGTGTGAATCCTAACCAGTAT caacagcaacagcaaggaCAGTATCATCCCCCGCCACCTCCTCAATACAACAATCAACAACCACCACAACATCAGCAGCAACACTAC CAACAACCACCACCTCAGCAACAGCAACCTCAATTCCAACAACAACAGGTTCCCGTGCAGCCACAGTACCAACAGCATCAGCAACAGCCACCTCGTCCCGGTCAGGGCCAGTACCAAGGAGGCCAGCCCCAGCAAGTGCTAAATACGCACAACCTCCAGCAGGAAAAACA ACACATTGCCGAGCACATGGAAGTGCCGATCGATACCAGCAAAATGAGCGAACAGGAACTGCAGTTCCACTATTTCAAGATGCACGATgcggacaacaacaacaagctgGACGGCTGTGAACTTATCAAATCTCTAATCCATTGGCACG AGGAAAGTAAAAACCAGGAACAGCCCGGTCAGCCCGCCCACCAGGATAAAATCTTCTCCAATGATGAACTGTCCGCGTTAATCGATCCGATTCTCAGTTCGGACGATCACAATCGGGACGGTTTCATTGACTATCCGGAATTCGTGCGGGCGCAaaacaaagcagcaaatcaggAACCTCCGCGACAGTAG
- the LOC128745285 gene encoding putative cyclin-dependent serine/threonine-protein kinase DDB_G0272797/DDB_G0274007 isoform X4: protein MKRVAVTLVLFVVVAFGQRVVPGVNPNQYQQQQQGQYHPPPPPQYNNQQPPQHQQQHYQQPPPQQQQPQFQQQQVPVQPQYQQHQQQPPRPGQGQYQGGQPQQVLNTHNLQQEKQHIAEHMEVPIDTSKMSEQELQFHYFKMHDADNNNKLDGCELIKSLIHWHGSEHKGTANKAEEHTEKPVHVYSDEQLTTIVEAVMGNMDKNDDGFIEWAEYVRSSA, encoded by the exons ATGAAACGAGTTGCGGTAACCTTGGTGCTGTTTGTAGTTGTGGCTTTTGGCCAGCGGGTTGTTCCGGGTGTGAATCCTAACCAGTAT caacagcaacagcaaggaCAGTATCATCCCCCGCCACCTCCTCAATACAACAATCAACAACCACCACAACATCAGCAGCAACACTAC CAACAACCACCACCTCAGCAACAGCAACCTCAATTCCAACAACAACAGGTTCCCGTGCAGCCACAGTACCAACAGCATCAGCAACAGCCACCTCGTCCCGGTCAGGGCCAGTACCAAGGAGGCCAGCCCCAGCAAGTGCTAAATACGCACAACCTCCAGCAGGAAAAACA ACACATTGCCGAGCACATGGAAGTGCCGATCGATACCAGCAAAATGAGCGAACAGGAACTGCAGTTCCACTATTTCAAGATGCACGATgcggacaacaacaacaagctgGACGGCTGTGAACTTATCAAATCTCTAATCCATTGGCACG GGAGTGAGCATAAAGGCACTGCTAATAAGGCGGAAGAGCACACCGAAAAACCGGTTCATGTGTACAGCGACGAGCAGTTAACTACCATCGTGGAAGCCGTGATGGGAAATATGGACAAAAATGACGACGGATTCATCGAGTGGGCCGAATATGTCCGCTCGTCGGCGTAA
- the LOC128745285 gene encoding uncharacterized protein LOC128745285 isoform X3 produces the protein MKRVAVTLVLFVVVAFGQRVVPGVNPNQYQQQQQGQYHPPPPPQYNNQQPPQHQQQHYQQPPPQQQQPQFQQQQVPVQPQYQQHQQQPPRPGQGQYQGGQPQQVLNTHNLQQEKQHIAEHMEVPIDTSKMSEQELQFHYFKMHDADNNNKLDGCELIKSLIHWHDDKKGKKSSGRVYSDQELEDIITSALNLMDANQDGFIDYIEYHRSDVDENRRDDFPEGRH, from the exons ATGAAACGAGTTGCGGTAACCTTGGTGCTGTTTGTAGTTGTGGCTTTTGGCCAGCGGGTTGTTCCGGGTGTGAATCCTAACCAGTAT caacagcaacagcaaggaCAGTATCATCCCCCGCCACCTCCTCAATACAACAATCAACAACCACCACAACATCAGCAGCAACACTAC CAACAACCACCACCTCAGCAACAGCAACCTCAATTCCAACAACAACAGGTTCCCGTGCAGCCACAGTACCAACAGCATCAGCAACAGCCACCTCGTCCCGGTCAGGGCCAGTACCAAGGAGGCCAGCCCCAGCAAGTGCTAAATACGCACAACCTCCAGCAGGAAAAACA ACACATTGCCGAGCACATGGAAGTGCCGATCGATACCAGCAAAATGAGCGAACAGGAACTGCAGTTCCACTATTTCAAGATGCACGATgcggacaacaacaacaagctgGACGGCTGTGAACTTATCAAATCTCTAATCCATTGGCACG AcgacaagaaagggaaaaagTCTTCAGGCCGTGTGTACAGTGACCAAGAGTTGGAAGATATCATCACCTCCGCACTTAACCTAATGGACGCCAATCAGGACGGGTTCATCGACTATATCGAATATCATCGCTCCGATGTTGACGAGAACCGTCGTGACGACTTTCCCGAAGGACGTCACTAA
- the LOC128745285 gene encoding putative cyclin-dependent serine/threonine-protein kinase DDB_G0272797/DDB_G0274007 isoform X1, translating to MKRVAVTLVLFVVVAFGQRVVPGVNPNQYQQQQQGQYHPPPPPQYNNQQPPQHQQQHYQQPPPQQQQPQFQQQQVPVQPQYQQHQQQPPRPGQGQYQGGQPQQVLNTHNLQQEKQHIAEHMEVPIDTSKMSEQELQFHYFKMHDADNNNKLDGCELIKSLIHWHDAKEGEEHHNEGEQRAEAHPQDDDTLQSLIDPIMELMDKDHDGFITYMEYRQAELSQAAKDGN from the exons ATGAAACGAGTTGCGGTAACCTTGGTGCTGTTTGTAGTTGTGGCTTTTGGCCAGCGGGTTGTTCCGGGTGTGAATCCTAACCAGTAT caacagcaacagcaaggaCAGTATCATCCCCCGCCACCTCCTCAATACAACAATCAACAACCACCACAACATCAGCAGCAACACTAC CAACAACCACCACCTCAGCAACAGCAACCTCAATTCCAACAACAACAGGTTCCCGTGCAGCCACAGTACCAACAGCATCAGCAACAGCCACCTCGTCCCGGTCAGGGCCAGTACCAAGGAGGCCAGCCCCAGCAAGTGCTAAATACGCACAACCTCCAGCAGGAAAAACA ACACATTGCCGAGCACATGGAAGTGCCGATCGATACCAGCAAAATGAGCGAACAGGAACTGCAGTTCCACTATTTCAAGATGCACGATgcggacaacaacaacaagctgGACGGCTGTGAACTTATCAAATCTCTAATCCATTGGCACG ATGCCAAAGAAGGTGAAGAACATCACAATGAAGGGGAGCAACGAGCGGAAGCTCATCCGCAGGATGATGACACGCTGCAGTCGTTGATCGATCCCATCATGGAGCTGATGGATAAGGACCATGATGGTTTTATTACCTACATGGAGTATCGGCAGGCCGAACTCTCCCAGGCGGCTAAGGATGGTAACTGA
- the LOC128735056 gene encoding NPC intracellular cholesterol transporter 2 homolog a-like, giving the protein MYQFLLIAALVPALVLGQTPVRQCPNGASLPATVDINGCTGTPCPIQNNSPILAHGWDIVSHVDTPTLTAYISVRLLGLEIPFPMPEELIDACQAGTPPGTCPLSVGQSFDYTLDHPGMELPVVGATVQVEVGLTAADGTDVTCVAFDAQILP; this is encoded by the exons ATGTACCAGTTTCTGCTTATTGCTGCCCTGGTGCCTGCACTTGTATTAGGCCAAACCCCAGTTCGACAGT GTCCCAACGGTGCTAGTCTCCCGGCTACGGTTGACATTAACGGATGCACCGGAACTCCTTGCCCAATTCAGAATAATTCTCCGATTCTCGCTCATGGCTGGGATATTGTCAGTCATGTGGACACCCCAACCTTGACGGCTTACATCAGCGTTCGTTTGCTTGGACTGGAGATTCCGTTCCCGATGCCGGAAGAACTGATTGATGCCTGCCAGGCCGGAACTCCGCCTGGTACCTGCCCATTGTCGGTAGGTCAGAGCTTTGACTACACTCTAGATCATCCCGGCATGGAGCTGCCCGTGGTTGGAGCTACAGTTCAAGTAGAGGTCGGGCTAACTGCTGCCGATGGTACCGATGTTACCTGTGTGGCGTTCGATGCACAGATCTTACCCTAA